Genomic DNA from Candidatus Sulfurimonas marisnigri:
TTTTGAATCTGCTCTTCTCCGCTTAATCCAGTTATAGCCGCAACAAATATATGCTTCGTTTGAGGTTGTGATTTAAGTAGTGCAGTAAAACGGATACCATCCATTTTTGGCATTAAGATATCAGTCAGTACAATGTCTGGGTGAAAAGTTTCAACAACTCCTAGAGCTTCTAAGCCATCTTCTGCTTCAGCTATTTCGTAGGTAGAACTTATTTTAACTTTTATTATATTGTGCAAACTTTCTCTAGTCTCTTTTGCATCATCAACTATTAATATCTTCATTAGAACTCCCTTTTGTTGGTATTTTTATCGTTATGCTATTAGACATATACTTTACCTCATAAGATTGTGGTATTGAATCTTCATTTTTTCTTAAAACTTCAATAAAACTAAGGTTTGTACAGCTTAAATATACCGCATCGTATGATGTCTCAAGCATTATTTCAAAAGCTCCATCAAATTCATCGTTAAGTGATTCATAGCTTTTTAGAAGAATTGAAATAAAATCTTTGAGCATAAGTTTATTAGCCTCAGGGTAAAGAACTGCCAAGTGGTGAATGATTTGATATAAATCTTCTTCTTGCAAAATTGTAAAAATTGTATAGTAGTTTGTCATAACTGGTACATTAAAAGGGTTAAAGGTGTCTCTTATCAATTCGGGGGCAGGTTTGTCTTTTTGAACAAGTTTATATATTAGCTTTAGTCTAGCTATTATATCTTCTTGCTGGATTGGTTTAGGTATATAGTAGTCAGCCCCGCAAGAGAAGACTTTTTTAACTTGTTCTTCTCCACTCAGACCAGTGATAGAAGCAATAAATATATGCTTTAATGACTTATTGTCTTTAACTTGTTTAATTAGTTCAAAGCCATCCATCTTCGGCATCATAATATCTGTCAATAAAATATCTATTGGATAATTATTAATAATCTCTAATGCCTCTGCACCATTATCAGCTTCAATTATTGTTACACTATTGTCTATGGCATATATAATAATATTCTTTAATACTTCTCTGGTCTCTTTAGCATCTTCAGCGATTAAGATATTCATAGCAAGTCCTATTTATAAAGTTGTTGTAATACTATTTTAAAACTATGAAGAAAATATGGAGATACAGTTATTAATATTTTTGACTTTGAATAATTCTAGTTAATAAGTTTATTTAAATAATAAATAGTTACAATAAGCTTTATATTATTAAAAAAGGTTTTATATAATGACAATTAATCAAATTGAGTTGTTGGAAAAAGTCATATTTATACAATCTTGTGTGATTGAGGGACGTGATATTAAAGCTGTTTTACGCAAAGAAACTTCTATATTTAAAAAAAAGAGTGGTGCAGAAGTCATTGCTTTTTGTCTTGAAAATGGTAAGTACGTCAATATTGAATTAGTGCTAGAAGAGAGTAAGAAATTTCTTTCTTTAATAAGAAAGTATAAACTTAGGTCAAAAGACATGATATTAAATAAGTTTATAGAGCAGTGTAGTTTAAAATTTGGTTCTTCTAGAGAATATATTAAGATAGAGTCTATTTATGAGATTTTTGAATCTACCTTATCAAAGTCAAAATCATATGAATTTGAAAAAGAGATGAACTTTAAAGAAGCACGTATCTTTCCATTACGTAATAGAATTGGAAAGAAAGTAGGCTTTGTTATTTATTTTTTTTGTAATGATTCAATAATGATATATGAAAATTTACCAGACGTGACAAAGGCTTTTGAAACTTTAATTCGCCCTTTTTATGATAGTAAAGTTCGTACTCTTCATTCTAAATGTATTCAAGCAGATAAGCAAATGGATCTTTTAACTGAAAGAGAGAAGCAAATAGCATATCGTGTTTTACAAGGAAAAACACATAAAACTGTAGCTTACGAACTAGAAATATCAATTAATACATTTAAAACACACATGAAGAATATTTACAATAAATACGGTGTGAGTTCCAAGATAGAGTTAAGTAATAAGTTAAAAGGAAATGTTATTAGAAGTACTGATATTTAAGTATTAATAGTGCTTTTTACGTCCAGCTTTGTAGTCTATTTTCCAACCATCACTTGAAAAAGAAAAGTATTGTTTTTTTGGATGTGTGTCTTCTATGTAGTGAACAGTGACTCTGTCTGTGCCTTTTGATTCAAATGAAATAACATTAATCAAATGTTTTCTTTTTTCATGTGCTAAATCATTAGAGATGAGTGATTCAACTTTTTGCAAAGAGTTCTCATCACTATCAATATTTTTAAATAGTTTTTTAAACTCATCATTTCTAAATGCATGTTTAAAACCCAATACCTCTAATGTAATCAGATAAGACTCCCTTGTCATAAGGGTAGATAATTTAATTAAATCACCACAACTCAATGCGTCATAATAGAGCACAAGGGAGTCCTTTAGAGTCTTTTTTGTATTGTCATTAATTGTTAACACACAATCCCCTAATATTTTATTATATGCCTTTATCGTCGTCCACCACCGCCACCGCCACCACTTCCACTACGGCCACCTTGGTTAATTGAGTTGCCAGGACCAAACTTAGAGGCTTTTTTTGACTTTTTGCCATTCTTTTTATATTCATCACCATCTTTGTATCGGTACTGATTTTTATTTTTATTTTTAATCTTTTTTCCCAATCCATCACCGCTTTTATCTTTGAGCCTATCCTGAGTTCTGTCTCTCAGCCTATCTTGCGTACCATCTTTCAACTTATCTTGTGTTCTATCCTGTAGTCTATCTTGCAACATATCTTGCGTCTTGTCCCCATCTGCAGCTATTGCAGAAATACTCAAAATCAACAGCGTTGATACGCTTACTAAAAGTTTGTTTTTCATCTTAAATCCTTTTTTTATTATGTATAAGTATAACTCTACTTTGTAAGCAGAGTATTAGCATATAAACCAAATTAGAGTCTTAAAAAGCAAGAGTAGCAACTAGATAAAAATCGTAATAGTTCTCTATCAATGTTTGCTCATCAGGTTCAATGTAACTATACTCTGCATCAAGAGTAATATTTTGTCTTACAAGATAGTTTAAACCAAAAGAATAGGCATTAAAGTCATAAGCTTTAACAAATTCTCTGGTTACCGCTGTTTCATCCTTATTGTTATAGTTTAAATAAGCGACTTTTACCCCAAGTGGCAAAATAGGGTTAATTTGAAACTCTACAGATGTTGCCCTGTTGTTTGTTTGTTGTAAATTGGTACTTGTAAGAGAACTTATTGGTGTAACATCAATAATATTTTTCAGTACAACATTTATTGTTGTCATAGTTTGCATATCTAAAATAGAGCCAGTAGCCTCAAAATCAAAACCATAACCTTCTTTATAGATATTAATCAACTTCGCTGCACCATCGATAAGTCCGCCATCTAAACTTTGATCACTGGCTTTAACATCTCCGGCGAGTCCGTATGCACCAAGCATAAAATTCCAATCAGATACAGACATGTTGTATGAGACTCGCCCAAATGGAATTAACGCTCCTCCAGCATCAATCCCTTCATTATTTTGCGAAGGGATTGTTACACCCAGAGTGGCAAATAAATTGTTATCACCATAGTATAGTTGTAATCCAGTAGCAGGTCCGTTAGCAATGCCTGTTGCTTGAGCAGCATTTGTAACATAGGCATTTTCAAACTGTTTAAGCGGTGCATTTAAACCTGTATTGAAATTTTCCATTCCAGAGAAAGTACCATTAATTTGTGTAGAGTATAAAGAAATACCACCAAACCCATTAAAAGTTGGATAAGATAAAATCGCTTTACCACCTAATGCCACATCATTTTCAGTTGAAGGATCCCCTATTATTGAGATGATACCACCAATATTATCTGCTATGCGTCCTGCAAAATATAGCCCAGAACCTTCTAAAACTTGTAATTCGCCACGCTCAGTTCCTAAATCATAACTACCGTTTATATCTAGTGAGTTTGTAGTTTTAACATAGCGTGCTTTTAACACAGCAGATACATTTAAAACTGATGGCATGCCAAGTGTTACTTCAGCGCCTTCTATCAGTGATTGTGTTTCACTATTACTGTTGTAATTAGCATAACCAGAAAGTGAGAAATTACGACCATAGCCGTTTAGCTTTGGCGTGTTTTGAATATGGCAAACAGTACAACTCTTACCAGTTTGACGAGTAAAACTTGGCAAGGCACTAGCGGATTCGGGAAGCATAAAAAATAATATACTTGACAGTAAAAATAAATTTTGCATTAACTTTTTCATAAGGTACTCCTATAATTTAAAATGAGATAGTTAACACTGAGAGTAAGTCAGTGTAATCTTTAATATCAATTCTTGTTGGTTTTACCATGGAATATTCCATAGTAAACGTTACATTTTGACGAAATGAATAATCAAAACCAAAGGTGTAAGCATCTTTGTCTTTCGCATCAACTTTATCAAGCTCGAATGTATGTGGGCCACTGTCATCCAAGCTTAAAAATGAGACCTTTAAACCAAGTGAACTTGTTGGATACAATTCAAATTCAATGGAATACGCTTCCATATCGGCATCAGCTGGTTCGCCATATATAGTTTTCTTGGGGCTGGGGGTAATATAGTTCATTAGGTATGGTTTATCCAATGTTGTTTTGTTTTTTAAGACAGCATTGATGGTCAATAGGGTGTGCTTTGACATAATATCACCCTCTAGTTGCAAATCAACTCCATAAGCCTCTTTCTTTAGTTCTATTAGTTCTCTAGTCACATAACCAGAAAGTTCTGTATCAAGAATAGTATTACTAATTTTAGTGGAACCGCTAATACCATAGGCACCTATAATAAGCCTCATATCACCAATTGGCTGTTCATAAGCAATACGAGCAAAAGGAATCATTGAAGCACCCAAATC
This window encodes:
- a CDS encoding response regulator, translated to MNILIAEDAKETREVLKNIIIYAIDNSVTIIEADNGAEALEIINNYPIDILLTDIMMPKMDGFELIKQVKDNKSLKHIFIASITGLSGEEQVKKVFSCGADYYIPKPIQQEDIIARLKLIYKLVQKDKPAPELIRDTFNPFNVPVMTNYYTIFTILQEEDLYQIIHHLAVLYPEANKLMLKDFISILLKSYESLNDEFDGAFEIMLETSYDAVYLSCTNLSFIEVLRKNEDSIPQSYEVKYMSNSITIKIPTKGSSNEDINS
- a CDS encoding response regulator transcription factor; the protein is MTINQIELLEKVIFIQSCVIEGRDIKAVLRKETSIFKKKSGAEVIAFCLENGKYVNIELVLEESKKFLSLIRKYKLRSKDMILNKFIEQCSLKFGSSREYIKIESIYEIFESTLSKSKSYEFEKEMNFKEARIFPLRNRIGKKVGFVIYFFCNDSIMIYENLPDVTKAFETLIRPFYDSKVRTLHSKCIQADKQMDLLTEREKQIAYRVLQGKTHKTVAYELEISINTFKTHMKNIYNKYGVSSKIELSNKLKGNVIRSTDI